CCGCCAGTACTGCGGTCTGGACTTCGGCGGCGTCGCCATCCGCCACGAGGCCGAGCACTTCACCGCCGACGGCAAGCGGCTCTTGGTGCTGCACGGCGACGAATTCGACGGCGTGATCCAGTACGCCAAGTGGCTAGCCTACCTGGGCGACAATCTGTACACGCTGATCCTGCAGCTGAACCGCGGCTTCAACTGGGTGCGGCACCGGCTGGGCCTGCCTTACTGGTCTCTGTCGCAATACCTGAAGCATAAAGTGAAGAACGCGGTGAACTTCATCAGCCAGTTCGAAACCATCCTCGCCGGCGAAGCGCGGCGGCGCGGCTTCGACGGCGTGGTCTGCGGCCACATCCACAAGCCGGAAGTGCGGATGATAGACGGCATCCTGTACGGCAACAGCGGCGACTGGGTGGAAAGCCTGTCCGCGCTGGTGGAGCACGCCGACGGCCGGCTGGAAGTGCTGCACTGGACCGCGCTCGGCCAGGCCGCGCCCGCGGCCGAACCCGCCATTCCCGTGTCCACGGAGGAGTCGACATGCGCATCATGATCATCACCGACGCCTGGAAGCCCCAGGTCAACGGCGTCGTCCGCTCGCTGACCGAAACCGCGCGCGAGCTGGACGGCTTCGGCCATCAGGTCAACATGATCACGCCGCTGGAGTTCAAGACCCTGCCCTGCCCCACCTACCCGGACATCCGGCTGTCGCTCTTGCCCTACCGCCAGGTGGCGCAGCGCATCGCCGGCTTCGCGCCGGACGCGGTGCATATCGCCACCGAGGGCCCGCTGGGCCTGGCCGCCCGACGCTTCTGCCTGCGCGAGGGCCTGGCCTTCACCAGCGCCTACCACACCCGTTTCCCGGAATACATCCATGCCCGCTGCCGGCTGCCGCTCGCCATTAGCTACGCCTGGATGCGGCGCTTTCACAATGCCGCGCAAGCCGTGATGGTGCCCACCCGCTCCATCGCCGCCGATCTGGAGGCGCGCGGCTTTCGCAACGTCAAGCTGTGGAGCCGCGGCGTGGACACCGCGATGTTCAGCCCGGGCGAACGCCAGAAGCTGGACGAATCCAACCCGCCCCGCTTCGTCTACATCGGCCGGGTGGCGGTGGAAAAGAATATCGAATCCTTCCTCAAGCTGGACCTGCCCGGCAGCAAATGGGTGGTCGGCGACGGCCCGCTGCTGCCCCGGCTGAAACAGCAGTATCCCGACGTGTACTTCGCCGGCGTGTTTCCGCAGCAGGAGCTGGCCCGCTTCTACCGCGCCGCCGACGTGTTCGTCTTCCCCAGCCTCACCGACACCTTCGGCCTGGTGCTGCTGGAGGCGATGGCCTGCGGCGCGCCGGTGGCCGCTTTCCCGGTGGCCGGCCCGCTGGACGTGGTGGGCGACACCGGGGCCGGCGTGCTGGACTGGGACCTGCGCGCCGCCTGCCTGAAGGCGCTGGAACTGGACCGAGGCCATGTGCGCCGGGTGGCCGAAAACTACTCCTGGCAGGCCGCCAGCCGTCAATTCGAATCCCATCTGCGGCCCCATGCCGGCAGCTCTGCCGGCCTCTCGCCCGTCGCCGATTAGGTATGGCTTGCTTCAGCTGCTGTAAGCGCTATATTGGAAAAGTTGAAGCTCCCGGAAAACGGACTCTTTTGGCGAGCCTGTCCGGCGGCCCCGCGAACGAATGGCATTGCGACCGCGCCCACGACACGAGGCGGCGGTCGGCACCGGAGGTGTCAGCAATGCCCAAAGCAGCATCCAGGACGGATGCATCCCCAACGCGGCCGCCGGCAAGCCCGCCGCCATCTCGGCAGATGGCCTGCGCATCGGTAGTAAAGGCAGCATCCCGGAACATCGGTTTCCGAGCCAGCGCCCGTCGCGGGCGCACCAAGGGTGCCAGAGCCACATGCTCCGCCGCGATGCCTCCGTCGACTCCCCGGCTTCAGGGTGGCGCGCGGCTGTCGAGCGCGCCGTATCGCAGACAGGTCCGCGCCAGTGGCATCGCCGTGCGGCGCGGCCGCGATGTAAAGTCCCCCGTTCATCCCTCAGAGGGCGCTCCGATGCCGGAGCGCCCTCTTGTTTCAGATCAATTGCGGACCGTTCTAGCACGTCTAAATAACGGAAAACGATAAAAAAATCAGCAAACAATCTTCCGCATGCTATGCGCAGTCGGTTACCATGCTGCAACCGCGCGCCGCGGCCAGGACAATCCGTCAGGCGCCATTTGCGATGGCATTCATCCCGGCCAGTCCGGTTTAATGCTGTTCCAAACAAATAAAAGTATGCCGTCATACAACACCCGACGCCGCAGGAATACTCAGGGGGCCGGCAAACGGGTTAAAATCATTGCAGCGCAATATTGTCCGATCTTTAAATTTTGTGAGTCGCTCGAGCTATGTCCTCTCCTAATCTGACCGCTGAGAAAGTCCTGTCCGTCCATCACTGGAACGACACGCTGTTCAGCTTTACCTGCACCCGCGACGCGGGCTTGCGCTTCATCAATGGCCAATTCGTGATGATAGGCCTGGAAGTGAACGGCAAGCCGCTGATGCGCGCTTACTCCATCGTCAGTTCCAACTACGAGGAGCACTTGGAGTTCTACAGCATCAAGGTGCAGGACGGTCCGCTGACCTCCAAGCTGCAGCATCTGCAAGTCGGCGACACCGTGTTGATCAGCAAGAAGCCAACCGGCACCCTGGTGCAGGACAACCTGTTGCCTGGCAAGAACCTGTACCTGCTGTCCACCGGCACCGGCCTCGCGCCGTTCATGTCCATCATCAAGGACCCGGAGATATACGAGCGCTACGACAAGGTGATCCTCACCCACGGCGTGCGCTGGGTCAGCGAGCTTGGCTACCACGACTACATCACCAAGGAACTGCCGGAGAACGAATTCTTCGGCGACATGGTGAAGGAAAAACTGATCTACTACCCGACCGTGACCCGCGAAGAATTCCGCAATCAGGGTCGCCTGACCGACCTGATCACCAGCGGCAAGCTGTGCGCAGACATCGGCCTGCCGCAACTGAATCCGGAACACGACCGCGTGCTGATCTGCGGCAGCCCGAGCATGCTGCACGACCTGTGCGAAATCCTGAACGGCATGGGCTTCAAGGAATCGCCGCGCATGGGCGAGCCAGCCGACTACGCGATCGAACGCGCCTTCGTCGAAAAGTAAGCCGGCCGTCTGCGCCGCTTGGCCCAAGCCCCGCCATGTCGCGGGGCTTTTTCTTTGCCCAGAGCGGAACCGGGCAAAACAAAAGGGAGGCCGAAGCCTCCCAGT
This genomic window from Chromobacterium phragmitis contains:
- a CDS encoding glycosyltransferase family 4 protein; protein product: MRIMIITDAWKPQVNGVVRSLTETARELDGFGHQVNMITPLEFKTLPCPTYPDIRLSLLPYRQVAQRIAGFAPDAVHIATEGPLGLAARRFCLREGLAFTSAYHTRFPEYIHARCRLPLAISYAWMRRFHNAAQAVMVPTRSIAADLEARGFRNVKLWSRGVDTAMFSPGERQKLDESNPPRFVYIGRVAVEKNIESFLKLDLPGSKWVVGDGPLLPRLKQQYPDVYFAGVFPQQELARFYRAADVFVFPSLTDTFGLVLLEAMACGAPVAAFPVAGPLDVVGDTGAGVLDWDLRAACLKALELDRGHVRRVAENYSWQAASRQFESHLRPHAGSSAGLSPVAD
- a CDS encoding UDP-2,3-diacylglucosamine diphosphatase gives rise to the protein MQPDTASDASRRLRSIWISDVHLGTAGCRAEHLLDFLREHESEYLYLVGDIVDGWQLRKSWYWKQSHNDVVQKLLRKARKGCQVVYIPGNHDEAARQYCGLDFGGVAIRHEAEHFTADGKRLLVLHGDEFDGVIQYAKWLAYLGDNLYTLILQLNRGFNWVRHRLGLPYWSLSQYLKHKVKNAVNFISQFETILAGEARRRGFDGVVCGHIHKPEVRMIDGILYGNSGDWVESLSALVEHADGRLEVLHWTALGQAAPAAEPAIPVSTEESTCAS
- a CDS encoding ferredoxin--NADP reductase, producing MSSPNLTAEKVLSVHHWNDTLFSFTCTRDAGLRFINGQFVMIGLEVNGKPLMRAYSIVSSNYEEHLEFYSIKVQDGPLTSKLQHLQVGDTVLISKKPTGTLVQDNLLPGKNLYLLSTGTGLAPFMSIIKDPEIYERYDKVILTHGVRWVSELGYHDYITKELPENEFFGDMVKEKLIYYPTVTREEFRNQGRLTDLITSGKLCADIGLPQLNPEHDRVLICGSPSMLHDLCEILNGMGFKESPRMGEPADYAIERAFVEK